In Pleuronectes platessa chromosome 5, fPlePla1.1, whole genome shotgun sequence, a single genomic region encodes these proteins:
- the mmp13b gene encoding collagenase 3, whose product MIALLLLALVAHTSALPLPSENKDNWLKAEKYLRRFYGLPAGLQGRQGTSGAFKTKIKEMQSFFKLKVTGNLDDNTLEFMNLPRCGVPDIGEYNHFPRDLKWPNNDVTFRILNYTPDLKKSDVDRAIRTALNVWSDVTPLTFKKLHNGIADIMISFGSKEHGDFNPFDGPDGLLAHAYPPGQGIGGDTHFDEDEHWTKDSSAYNLFIVAAHELGHALGMSHSTDAGALMFPIYSYSTGFVLAEDDIEGIQALYGPNPDDKKVKPKPDAPDKCDPKLSFDAATELRGETIIFKDRFYWRLHPQMPEPEQTLIKFTWPSLPNKVDAAYENPEKDLVIIFSGIRMWALNGYNLVDGYPKYIHKLGLPKTVRKVDAAVHIKDTGKTLFFTDEEYWSYDEATGTMDSGYPRTIEDDFPGMDDEVDAALYQHGYLYFFHEHVQYEYSYTSRKVVRIMWTNSILNC is encoded by the exons ATGATAGCTTTGCTGCTGCTGGCGCTGGTCGCTCACACCTCTGCACTGCCTCTGCCGTCTGAGAACAAAGACAACTGGCTTAAAGCAGAG AAATACCTCCGTCGCTTCTATGGTCTTCCAGCCGGTCTTCAGGGGAGACAGGGGACATCAGGCGCCTTCAAGACCAAGATCAAGGAGATGCAGAGTTTCTTCAAACTCAAG GTGACAGGGAATCTGGATGACAACACGCTGGAGTTTATGAATCTTCCCCGATGTGGCGTCCCTGACATCGGGGAGTACAACCACTTCCCTCGAGACCTCAAATGGCCAAATAACGACGTCACATTCAG GATCCTAAATTACACTCCAGATCTGAAGAAGTCTGACGTGGACAGAGCCATTCGCACTGCGCTGAACGTTTGGTCTGATGTCACGCCTCTGACCTTCAAGAAGCTGCACAATGGCATCGCTGACATTATGATCAGTTTTGGGTCAAAAG agcaTGGAGACTTCAACCCGTTTGATGGGCCTGATGGTCTGCTGGCTCACGCCTACCCACCGGGCCAAGGCATCGGAGGAGACACTCACTTTGATGAGGATGAACACTGGACCAAAGATTCATCCG CCTACAACCTGTTTATAGTGGCAGCCCACGAGTTGGGCCACGCCCTCGGTATGTCCCACTCCACAGACGCCGGGGCCCTGATGTTTCCCATCTATTCATACAGCACCGGCTTCGTTCTGGCTGAGGATGACATCGAAGGCATTCAAGCTCTCTACG GTCCAAACCCAGACGACAAgaaggtgaagccaaagcctGATGCCCCAGACAAGTGTGACCCCAAGTTGAGTTTTGATGCTGCCACAGAACTCAGGGGGGAGACCATAATCTTCAAAGACAG ATTCTACTGGCGTCTCCATCCTCAGATGCCTGAGCCTGAACAGACTCTGATCAAGTTCACGTGGCCCTCCCTCCCCAACAAGGTGGACGCAGCTTACGAGAACCCAGAGAAGGACCTGGTCATCATATTCAGTG GGATCCGAATGTGGGCTTTGAACGGATACAACCTCGTGGATGGTTACCCTAAATACATCCACAAACTCGGCCTCCCCAAAACCGTGAGGAAAGTGGATGCGGCCGTGCACATCAAAGACACCGGCAAGACTCTGTTCTTCACTGACGAGGAATACTGGAG CTACGATGAAGCAACAGGCACCATGGACAGCGGCTACCCACGAACCATTGAGGACGATTTTCCTGGAATGGATGACGAGGTTGATGCTGCTCTTTATCAACACG GATACTTGTATTTCTTCCATGAACACGTGCAGTATGAATACAGCTACACCTCGAGGAAGGTCGTACGCATCATGTGGACCAACTCCATTCTCAACTGCTGA
- the LOC128440011 gene encoding matrix metalloproteinase-20 encodes MHVMLLPCCVLVLLLPRPCFTAPTFISEALSSPSAEPQVDLKLATEYLQQYYNLQQEPMGRMKRSGPTFTSKVKDMQMFFGLNVTGVLDVDTVEVMKSPRCGVPDVEEYSHIQPTRWNKNVITYSIGRYTRDLPRSTVDSLVESAFSIWARASGLTFVKSNTRNADIMVEFVTYAHGDLYPFDGPSGTLAHAFGPGSGVGGDTHFDDDEHWTAGGTGFNLFVVAAHEFGHALGLKHSRNPDSLMYPTYKSSHPANLLSREDVANINTLYSRARGRQSHFPRYDWSSQYNQWMSGSLFPRLLQNKCSPDMTFDAVSTLGDATFFFRERYLWIKHNEQFDIKEGPITNFMPKIETSIDAAFWVPRRSTAYLIHETMFWTVKGSLVKGKPRALSHFGFPVWVQEVDAAVHIVKTGRTLFFMHDIYWSYNENRRVMDFGYPKYINEDFPGINSTINAAVYKDGFIYFFLGPQVYKYDYTQKLVVAVEKANSWLGC; translated from the exons ATGCATGTCATGCTGCTCCCCTGCTGTGTCCTGGTACTTCTGCTGCCCCGTCCATGTTTTACGGCGCCCACATTTATCTCGGAGGCATTGAGCTCTCCCTCCGCAGAACCACAGGTTGACTTGAAGCTGGCCACA GAATACCTTCAGCAGTATTACAACCTACAACAAGAACCCATGGGGCGCATGAAGCGGAGCGGGCCCACCTTCACCTCCAAAGTGAAAGACATGCAGATGTTCTTTGGGCTCAATGTGACGGGTGTGCTAGACGTAGACACCGTGGAGGTGATGAAGAGCCCTCGATGTGGCGTTCCAGATGTGGAAGAGTACAGCCACATTCAGCCAACACGCTGGAACAAGAACGTCATCACCTACAG CATCGGCAGGTACACCAGGGATTTGCCTCGTAGCACTGTGGACTCTCTGGTTGAGTCAGCGTTCAGCATCTGGGCCAGAGCCAGCGGCCTGACGTTTGTAAAGTCAAACACCCGCAACGCTGACATCATGGTGGAGTTTGTGACCTACG CGCATGGTGACTTGTATCCATTCGACGGACCCAGTGGCACGCTGGCTCATGCCTTTGGTCCAGGGTCGGGTGTTGGGGGCGACACCCACTTTGATGATGATGAGCACTGGACTGCAGGAGGAACAG GCTTTAATCTTTTCGTGGTAGCTGCACATGAATTTGGCCACGCTTTGGGACTAAAGCACTCCAGAAACCCAGACTCACTGATGTACCCGACCTACAAGTCCTCCCATCCTGCCAACCTCCTATCCAGAGAAGATGTAGCAAATATCAACACACTTTACA GCCGAGCCCGAGGTCGTCAGAGTCACTTTCCGAGGTACGACTGGAGCTCTCAGTATAACCAGTGGATGTCAGGATCTCTGTTCCCTCGACTCCTGCAGAACAAATGTTCTCCAGACATGACCTTTGACGCAGTGTCCACTCTCGGGGACGCCACTTTCTTTTTCAGAGAAAG ATACCTCTGGATTAAACACAACGAACAGTTCGACATCAAAGAAGGTCCCATCACCAACTTTATGCCAAAGATTGAAACGAGCATCGATGCTGCTTTCTGGGTACCTCGCAGATCCACTGCTTATCTTATTCATG AGACCATGTTCTGGACAGTGAAAGGTTCTCTTGTGAAGGGGAAGCCCAGAGCACTCAGCCACTTTGGATTTCCAGTCTGGGTTCAGGAAGTTGACGCAGCCGTGCACATAGTGAAAACAGGACGCACACTTTTCTTCATGCATGACATCTACTGGAG tTACAATGAAAACCGGAGGGTTATGGACTTCGGTTATCCAAAGTACATCAACGAGGATTTCCCAGGAATCAACTCGACAATAAATGctgctgtttataaagatg GTTTCATCTACTTTTTTCTCGGACCACAAGTCTACAAATACGACTACACCCAGAAACTTGTTGTCGCAGTTGAGAAAGCTAATTCCTGGCTCGGATGTTGA